The proteins below are encoded in one region of Bosea sp. BIWAKO-01:
- a CDS encoding RidA family protein, whose product MSNLPASRAILPQGWPVPRGYANGMVAEGRVIVTGGLVGWNAHGVFAEGFLPQLRQTLANIKAVVEAGGGRIEDIVRLTWYVTDIEAYRASLKDMGPIYRETLGRHFPAMAVVQVVALVEPQALIEIEATAVVAA is encoded by the coding sequence ATGTCGAACCTTCCAGCATCACGCGCGATCCTGCCCCAGGGCTGGCCGGTGCCGCGCGGCTATGCCAACGGCATGGTCGCCGAAGGCCGTGTGATCGTGACAGGTGGCCTCGTCGGCTGGAACGCGCACGGTGTCTTCGCCGAGGGGTTTCTGCCGCAACTCCGTCAGACCCTCGCCAATATCAAGGCTGTGGTCGAGGCCGGCGGCGGGCGCATCGAGGATATCGTGCGGCTGACCTGGTATGTCACGGACATCGAGGCCTATCGCGCCAGCCTGAAGGATATGGGGCCGATCTATCGCGAGACCCTCGGGCGGCATTTTCCGGCGATGGCGGTCGTTCAGGTCGTCGCGCTGGTCGAGCCGCAGGCGCTGATCGAGATCGAGGCGACGGCGGTGGTCGCGGCCTGA
- the cysN gene encoding sulfate adenylyltransferase subunit CysN: protein MAVAAEKKRPGATAPLPANDSSGLSETAQHSLLRFITCGSVDDGKSTLIGRVLYEAGAVFDDQLSALDADSRKFGTQGAEPDFALLVDGLSAEREQGITIDVAYRYFATEKRSFIVADTPGHEQYTRNMATGASTADLAIILIDARKGLLPQTRRHSFIVSLVGVRHVVVAINKMDLVGYDEAVFDRIAADYRTAVKSLGFRSIDIIPVSARDGENVMRPSAAMPWHKGPALLPLLEAIVVEQETRDEAGFVLPVQWVNRPDLDFRGYAGTAARGRARVGNAVTVLPSGRSSTIARLITPSGEASNAAAGQAVTLTLADEIDISRGDVIASAESPVPVRRELRARLLWTGERAMLEGGQFVLKLATQAVNATIGALDHSIDIEGFKPVPAQVLRMNGIGLVTLRLDRPLATLPYQESRDLGGFILIDRISNETVAFGFVAAEPGAGRSLNPAEALGTADRLRQARNRLIGAPGTPDRRLWWSAVSWRLLSTAGLFGAALVLTGRPGVSGVLALGDLALRPTLRGLHARLWQKHPSAALQDGAGI, encoded by the coding sequence GGGCGCCACGGCTCCGCTCCCCGCGAATGATTCCTCCGGGCTCAGCGAAACCGCCCAGCATTCGCTGCTGCGCTTCATCACCTGCGGTTCGGTCGATGACGGCAAGTCGACGCTGATCGGACGCGTGCTCTATGAGGCCGGTGCGGTCTTCGACGATCAGCTCAGCGCCCTCGACGCCGATTCCCGCAAATTCGGCACGCAGGGCGCGGAGCCTGATTTCGCGCTGCTGGTCGACGGGCTTTCGGCCGAGCGCGAGCAGGGCATCACCATCGATGTCGCCTATCGCTATTTCGCGACGGAGAAGCGCAGTTTCATCGTCGCCGATACGCCGGGCCACGAGCAATATACCCGCAACATGGCGACAGGGGCCTCGACCGCCGATCTCGCCATCATCCTGATCGACGCCCGCAAGGGCCTGCTGCCGCAGACGCGCCGCCACTCCTTCATCGTCTCGCTGGTCGGCGTCCGCCACGTCGTGGTTGCGATCAACAAGATGGACCTCGTCGGATACGACGAGGCGGTCTTCGACCGGATCGCTGCGGATTATCGCACGGCGGTGAAGAGCCTCGGCTTCAGGTCGATCGACATCATCCCGGTTTCGGCGCGGGACGGCGAGAATGTGATGCGCCCCTCAGCCGCGATGCCCTGGCATAAGGGGCCGGCGCTGCTGCCTCTGCTGGAGGCGATCGTCGTCGAACAGGAGACGCGCGACGAGGCCGGCTTCGTTCTGCCCGTGCAATGGGTGAACCGGCCCGATCTGGACTTCCGTGGCTATGCCGGGACAGCGGCCCGCGGCCGTGCCCGCGTCGGTAATGCCGTCACGGTGCTGCCGTCCGGGCGCAGCAGCACGATCGCGCGGTTGATCACCCCGTCAGGCGAAGCCAGCAACGCGGCAGCGGGGCAGGCCGTCACCCTGACACTGGCTGACGAGATCGACATTTCTCGCGGCGACGTCATCGCTTCCGCGGAGAGCCCGGTTCCCGTCCGGCGCGAACTCCGGGCGCGGCTGCTCTGGACCGGCGAGCGCGCCATGCTGGAGGGCGGTCAGTTCGTGCTGAAACTCGCGACCCAGGCCGTGAACGCCACGATCGGTGCGCTGGATCACAGCATCGACATCGAGGGCTTCAAGCCGGTGCCGGCGCAGGTCCTGCGCATGAACGGGATCGGCCTGGTGACTCTGCGGCTCGACCGGCCGCTGGCCACCTTGCCCTATCAGGAGAGCCGGGATCTCGGCGGCTTCATCCTGATCGACCGGATCAGCAATGAGACGGTCGCCTTTGGTTTCGTGGCCGCCGAGCCGGGCGCCGGGCGAAGCCTGAACCCGGCGGAGGCGCTCGGTACGGCCGACCGTCTGCGACAGGCGCGCAACCGCCTGATCGGAGCTCCCGGCACGCCGGATCGGCGGCTCTGGTGGAGCGCGGTGAGTTGGCGCCTGCTCAGCACGGCAGGCCTGTTCGGAGCAGCCCTTGTACTGACCGGCCGGCCCGGCGTGTCGGGCGTCCTCGCGCTCGGCGATCTCGCCCTGCGCCCGACCTTGCGCGGCCTTCATGCCCGGCTGTGGCAGAAGCACCCATCAGCCGCGCTTCAGGACGGCGCCGGCATCTGA